The following proteins come from a genomic window of Rattus norvegicus strain BN/NHsdMcwi chromosome 8, GRCr8, whole genome shotgun sequence:
- the Zwilch gene encoding protein zwilch homolog isoform X2 produces MVPLQTLSYMWSLVKNIRVQSGEPRGCLNHLHRELKFLLVLADGIRTGVTEWLEPLETKSAVESVQEFLNDLNKLDEFDDSTKKDTQKEAVNHDTAAVVRSMLVTVRGDLDFAEQLWCKMSSSVVSYQDLVKCFTLILQSLQCGDIQPWLHSGSNSLLSKLIHQSYHAAMDSVPLSGTTPLQMLLEIGLDKLKKDYISFFVSQELASLNHLEYFISPSVTTQEQVHRVRKLHHILEILVICMLFIKPQHELLFSLTQSCIKYYKQNPLDEQHIFQLPVRPAALKNLYQSEKPQKWRVEIGSSQKKVKTVWQLSECSPVDHCSFHKPEFSELTLNGSLEERAAFINMVTCSQVHFK; encoded by the exons ATGGTGCCGTTACAGACGTTGTCTTATATGTGGTCACTTGTAAAG AATATCAGAGTACAATCAGGAGAGCCCAGAGGCTGTTTGAATCACCTTCACCGAGAACTGAAATTTCTCCTT GTTTTGGCTGATGGCATCAGGACTGGTGTAACCGAATGGCTCGAACCTCTGGAAACAAAATCTGCTGTTGAATCTGTGCAGGAATTCCTAAACG ACTTAAATAAACTGGATGAATTTGATGATTCTaccaagaaagacacacaaaaagAG GCAGTGAACCACGACACAGCTGCCGTTGTCAGGTCTATGCTTGTCACAGTTCGGGGGGATCTCGATTTTGCTGAACAGCTTTGGTGCAAAATGAGCAGCA GTGTGGTTTCATATCAAGACTTGGTGAAGTGTTTCACATTGATCCTGCAGAGTCTGCAGTGTGGTGATATACAGCCATGG TTGCACAGTGGGAGTAACAGTTTGCTGAGTAAGCTCATTCATCAGTCTTACCACGCAGCCATGGACAGTGTCCCTCTCTCTGGAACCACTCCACTTCAGATGCTTCTGGAAATTGGCTTGGACAAACTGAAGAAAGATTATATCAGCTTTTTCGTCA GTCAGGAACTTGCATCCTTGAATCATTTG gagtACTTCATTTCTCCGTCGGTAACGACACAGGAACAGGTTCACCGTGTTCGGAAACTCCATCACATTCTCGAAATATTAGTCATCTGCATGCTTTTCATTAAACCTCAGCACGagcttctcttttctttaacaca ATCCTGCATAAAATATTACAAACAAAATCCTCTTGATGAGCAACACATTTTTCAGTTGCCAGTCAGACCAGCTGCATTAAAGAATTTGTATCAAAG TGAGAAGCCGCAGAAGTGGAGAGTAGAGATCGGCAGTAGTCAGAAGAAGGTGAAAACAGTGTGGCAGCTGAGTGAATGCTCCCCTGTAGACCATTGCAGTTTCCACAAACCTG AGTTTTCTGAGTTGACACTGAATGGTAGTCTGGAAGAAAGGGCTGCCTTCATTAACATGGTTACCTGCAGCCAGGTGCACTTCAAGTAA
- the Zwilch gene encoding protein zwilch homolog isoform X1 → MAHNPNMTHLKIKQPVTALPPLWVRCDSSDPESTCWLGAELITANGAVTDVVLYVVTCKADKNYSENLENLKNLHKKRHHLSAVTARGFAQFELFKSTDLDDTVTPSQTTVTLDLSWSPVDEILQTPPLSSTATLNIRVQSGEPRGCLNHLHRELKFLLVLADGIRTGVTEWLEPLETKSAVESVQEFLNDLNKLDEFDDSTKKDTQKEAVNHDTAAVVRSMLVTVRGDLDFAEQLWCKMSSSVVSYQDLVKCFTLILQSLQCGDIQPWLHSGSNSLLSKLIHQSYHAAMDSVPLSGTTPLQMLLEIGLDKLKKDYISFFVSQELASLNHLEYFISPSVTTQEQVHRVRKLHHILEILVICMLFIKPQHELLFSLTQSCIKYYKQNPLDEQHIFQLPVRPAALKNLYQSEKPQKWRVEIGSSQKKVKTVWQLSECSPVDHCSFHKPEFSELTLNGSLEERAAFINMVTCSQVHFK, encoded by the exons ATGGCTCACAATCCTAACATGACCCATTTGAAGATTAAGCAGCCGGTGACCGCCCTTCCTCCTCTGTGGGTGAGATGTGACAGTTCAGATCCTGAGAGTACCTGTTGGCTTGGAGCTGAGCTTATCACAGCAAATGGTGCCGTTACAGACGTTGTCTTATATGTGGTCACTTGTAAAG CTGATAAAAATTACTCTGAAAATCTGGAAAATCTAAAAAATTTACACAAGAAAAGACATCACCTCTCTGCT GTAACAGCCAGAGGCTTTGCCCAGTTTGAGCTCTTTAAGTCTACTGACTTGGATGACACTGTTACCCCATCACAAACTACAGTCACTCTGGATCTTTCCTGGAGCCCTGTGGATGAGATTCTTCAAACCCCTCCCCTATCTTCAACTGCAACTCTG AATATCAGAGTACAATCAGGAGAGCCCAGAGGCTGTTTGAATCACCTTCACCGAGAACTGAAATTTCTCCTT GTTTTGGCTGATGGCATCAGGACTGGTGTAACCGAATGGCTCGAACCTCTGGAAACAAAATCTGCTGTTGAATCTGTGCAGGAATTCCTAAACG ACTTAAATAAACTGGATGAATTTGATGATTCTaccaagaaagacacacaaaaagAG GCAGTGAACCACGACACAGCTGCCGTTGTCAGGTCTATGCTTGTCACAGTTCGGGGGGATCTCGATTTTGCTGAACAGCTTTGGTGCAAAATGAGCAGCA GTGTGGTTTCATATCAAGACTTGGTGAAGTGTTTCACATTGATCCTGCAGAGTCTGCAGTGTGGTGATATACAGCCATGG TTGCACAGTGGGAGTAACAGTTTGCTGAGTAAGCTCATTCATCAGTCTTACCACGCAGCCATGGACAGTGTCCCTCTCTCTGGAACCACTCCACTTCAGATGCTTCTGGAAATTGGCTTGGACAAACTGAAGAAAGATTATATCAGCTTTTTCGTCA GTCAGGAACTTGCATCCTTGAATCATTTG gagtACTTCATTTCTCCGTCGGTAACGACACAGGAACAGGTTCACCGTGTTCGGAAACTCCATCACATTCTCGAAATATTAGTCATCTGCATGCTTTTCATTAAACCTCAGCACGagcttctcttttctttaacaca ATCCTGCATAAAATATTACAAACAAAATCCTCTTGATGAGCAACACATTTTTCAGTTGCCAGTCAGACCAGCTGCATTAAAGAATTTGTATCAAAG TGAGAAGCCGCAGAAGTGGAGAGTAGAGATCGGCAGTAGTCAGAAGAAGGTGAAAACAGTGTGGCAGCTGAGTGAATGCTCCCCTGTAGACCATTGCAGTTTCCACAAACCTG AGTTTTCTGAGTTGACACTGAATGGTAGTCTGGAAGAAAGGGCTGCCTTCATTAACATGGTTACCTGCAGCCAGGTGCACTTCAAGTAA